The following coding sequences are from one Shewanella putrefaciens window:
- the flgA gene encoding flagellar basal body P-ring formation chaperone FlgA: MNALRIDGKSFSLILLLSLLLLPLNVQAKGKLSATEQISQQMTNAVSAEIARWQESQEIKKISKKISLHIPSSTAKLKTCSTALNIEAAKGLPFGRLQRKVSCSSEGWSLYVRAKVDLSAYIPVTSKTLERDEVVTAENLQWKMLQLTASDQDIITDEKHILGQAVARKIRKNKPIRTNNLSAPWLVSIGEEVIIEAASATFYANMLGVAMDAGKQGDAIRVRNTSSGKIITAYPVAKGRVQTRF, encoded by the coding sequence TCCCTCATTTTGTTATTGAGCCTATTACTACTTCCGCTCAATGTGCAGGCGAAAGGGAAGCTTTCTGCAACTGAGCAAATATCTCAGCAAATGACAAATGCCGTGTCAGCCGAAATTGCACGCTGGCAAGAGTCGCAGGAGATCAAAAAGATCAGTAAAAAAATCTCACTACACATTCCATCGAGTACGGCAAAATTAAAAACGTGTAGTACAGCGCTGAATATTGAAGCTGCCAAAGGACTCCCTTTTGGTCGGCTCCAGCGCAAAGTCAGTTGCAGTTCTGAAGGTTGGTCACTGTATGTTCGCGCTAAGGTTGATCTCAGTGCTTACATTCCTGTCACGAGTAAAACCCTCGAACGGGATGAGGTTGTCACAGCAGAAAATTTACAATGGAAAATGCTGCAATTAACGGCATCAGATCAAGATATCATTACCGATGAAAAGCATATTTTAGGTCAGGCTGTAGCTAGAAAAATAAGGAAAAACAAACCAATAAGAACGAATAACCTAAGCGCGCCATGGCTTGTGAGCATCGGAGAGGAAGTGATTATCGAGGCAGCCAGTGCCACCTTTTATGCCAATATGCTAGGGGTCGCGATGGATGCAGGTAAGCAGGGAGATGCCATTCGAGTGAGAAATACAAGTTCAGGCAAAATCATTACCGCTTACCCAGTTGCAAAAGGCAGAGTGCAAACCCGCTTTTAG